The DNA window CGGGAATCCGGGTCGCCGGGCAGATTCGCCCCAGGATCCGCTGTTTCCAGGGGCTTCGCTGGACTCTTTCGCCGTTCGGTCAGCAGCAGGCCGATAATCGTCAGGCCAACCCCCAGCAGAAGCGCCGGCGAGGCCGCCTCGTGGAACAAGAACACGCCCGCCAGCATCCCCAGAGTCGCTTGCGTGGCGTTGACGGCATTCACAAAAACCACCGGCGCCAGCTGCAGGGCCTTCGTCAGGGCGACAAACGCCAGCGCATTGCACAGGCCCGCCATGATCATCAGTCCGCCATCGACAAACTCCGTTTCCAGCATGCCGTCGACTCCGATGCGGAAAACGCTGATGATTCCCAGCGATACCAGACCAGAGACCGAGGTCGCCACGACGGTCGTACTCAGCGGCGTCGTTCCCTTCATACCGAACCGGATCACCACCCCCAACTGGGCGTAGGCCAGCCCGGAAATCATCGAGCCCGCAATACCTGCGGCCAGAATGAGCCAGCTTTGCGACGAGGCTGTCGCGCCGGTTACCGAGCGATACGCGTCGCCCGCGCCCAGCGAAAGCACAGCGATCGCACTAATTAATAATACCATCGACAGCAGCGATCGCGGCGTGACCTTTTCGCCCAGCACCAGGCGTCCCAGCGAGGCTCCGCCGGCAATCATGGTCCCCAGCACCAGCGGAACCGTCAAAGCGATGCCCAGCACCCCCAGCGACCATTGAAACATCACGTTGCCAAACAGCTGCGCCGCCAGACCCGACAGCAACAATGCGGCCAAACCTTTAGGCGACGGCAAAATCCGTCGGCCCTGGCTCGCCAGCACAATAAACCACGGGGCGCACAACAGGATCGTGGGAACCGATTTGATGCAGGAAACCC is part of the Lignipirellula cremea genome and encodes:
- a CDS encoding DMT family transporter, with translation MNSPAYQSLRTHLADPFVFGAACGIVSSLGYTAANICLRTVSHCDPYWVSCIKSVPTILLCAPWFIVLASQGRRILPSPKGLAALLLSGLAAQLFGNVMFQWSLGVLGIALTVPLVLGTMIAGGASLGRLVLGEKVTPRSLLSMVLLISAIAVLSLGAGDAYRSVTGATASSQSWLILAAGIAGSMISGLAYAQLGVVIRFGMKGTTPLSTTVVATSVSGLVSLGIISVFRIGVDGMLETEFVDGGLMIMAGLCNALAFVALTKALQLAPVVFVNAVNATQATLGMLAGVFLFHEAASPALLLGVGLTIIGLLLTERRKSPAKPLETADPGANLPGDPDSRLPLPVAADAVSQI